The Glycine soja cultivar W05 chromosome 4, ASM419377v2, whole genome shotgun sequence genomic sequence AGCTTCCCTTGATAATGAAGACAATTAGAAGGGCAATTAATCTAGTTGGGTTTATCTATGCCCATTCTAGTACCTTAAGTTTGCTGAGAAATTTTACAAACAAGAGGGAATTGGTGAGACATGCTATTACTAGATTTGCCACTTCTTATCTAACCTTGAAAAGGCTccccaaagagaaagcaaataTTAGAAAGATGTTTACTTCTGATgaatggaccttgaacaagctatCTAAGGAGCCTAAGGGAAAAGAAGCTGCAAAGGTAGTTCTCATGCCTTCTTTTTGGAATAGTGTGGTTTACACTCTTAAAGTCATGGCTCCACTTGTGAAAGTGCTTCGTCTTGTGGATGGTGAAAAGAAACCAGCCATGGGCTATATTTATGAAGCAATGGACAAggcaaaagaaacaattatcaAGTCTTTTAACAACAATGAAAGCAAGTACAAAGATGTGTTTGCAATCATTGATAAAAGATGGAATTGTCAGCTTCATAGGCCATTGCATGCAGCTGCCCACTTCTTAAATCCATTGTTCTTTTATGACAACACTGacttggagtttgattttgaggtCACCAATGGTTTGTTTGAGTGCATTAAGAAGTTGATTCCACAATTTGATGTGCAACAGAAAATTCTAACCGAGTTGCATCTTTACAAGATTGGTGCTGAACACTTTGGTTCTGACTTTGCAATGGCTCAAAGGAAAACTCATTCTCCTAGTAAGAAACTTTTACCATATGACAAATACAAATaccatactatttttttatgtattagtgTTATAATTCAGAATTCTAACTTTGAAGTTATGCTCTTGGTTGGTAATTGGTATTGCAGCATATTGGTGGCGAATGTTTGGGTCACAAACTCCAAATTTGCAAAAGCtagctattaaaattttaagtttgactTGCAGTGCTTCAGGATGTGAAAGAAATTGGAGTGTGTTTGAGCAAGTAATTGTGACAAAACTCTaactatactttttaattttatttaattttgatgatcaagttttatttggagtatatttgagattgaaatcaacatttatttgttatgttgtagattcattccaaaaaaagaaatagggtTGAGCACAAGAGGTTGCATGATTTGGTGTTTGTCAAATACAACCAACAATTGAAGCAAAGATATAATGCAagagatgaaattgatccaatttctcttaatgatattgatgtgtGCAATGAATGGCTCGTGGGAGAGATGGAtcaagatgatgataatgatgctgGAAATGATTTGGTATTTGAAGATGACGATGCTCTAAATTGGGCAACTGTGTATCAGGCTTCGGGGGTTGGAGAGTGTAGGATGTATACTAGGCggaaaaagcaaaaaacaacAAGTGTTGCTGCTGCCCAAACTTCTAAAAAACAGGCAATGGTTGTTGGATCTTCATCAAGGAAGCAAAAAGCAgtccaagaaaatgatgaagatcTAGATTTTGAGGAGAATATTGATCTTGAatctaaagaagaagaaatcatggTCAATTTTGAGGCGTCTGATGGggaagagggagagggagatgcTCCATTACCATATGATAACAACAAAGATGATTATGTTGGGATTGGAGAAGATGATTAGAGCCTCAACCTTCACTTTGCACTttgcattatatttttatcattttcttattttgaactctttaatgagtttatttggtgttggtacttgattattgtatgaactcgtgaaacttttttagtttatttgaatgcaatcctttgttttttttcaatttcaatgagtttatatatatgtatttctttttttgtccGCCATGACATCCGCCATTTTCCGCTACGCCATCCGCCATATTTTTATGGCGGATTTTTTGCTTTCCGCCATGAACCGCCATccgccattaacaacattgATCCCTATCATAGCATTGCCCTTGAGAGCTGATGTCTTGGTGGCTGCACTCTATGATGCTTCATTCAGCCTTTCTGGTCAGACCCTCTATAGGTAGCCCTTTTGGAGATTTGTcactttcttttaataaaagaaacttttaattaaggaaaaagagaaagtaCTGTAGAGAATTTTAAAACATCCCCCCGAAAGAAACAAGGAAAATAATTATGTTGAGAGAAAACTAAATATCTTGAAAATATGACAAAATCCTCTTGAAAATGACCATTGGCTGAGTTTTGGGGCTAAGAAAACCACCCGTATCCCATAAAAGAGGCAGAAGATGTTTTGGTTGtggttttagtttcttttcaattttttaattctagCTTAACTCTGGTCTCAATCCTGTTGCAAAAGGACAGGGTCAGACAAACAAAGAAACTTGGGGTGGCTTATATGATCTATTTTTGCTCCCATCTCACCTTCTTGTGCCTTAAGAGGATTCCTGATCTATCCTCTGTTCCCTTTCCTGTCAtacattattgttttataataaaaaaccgTATTGTTGCAGGAGGCGGGGTCCTAATAAGATGTTATCTCGTAAAGAGCTGAATTATTTTTGCTGATAAACTGTggacaattaattttgttgcCAGGTCACAGGAAATAAGTTGAacaaatcattataaatttttattgagcAGTAAGTTTACACGCACACTATTTTAGTAacttctttatgtttttttaatggaGCTCcagattaaatataataaactcTTATATATTGTGTTCCAATGTCAGttctataaaattatgaataaaccTCATTTGAGTGAATGAAAATTTCTTTCATACTTGAAGATTGAGTCCCTTgactgttttcttttcttctatctTGTGGCACCTAGCTTTGCTAGAGAGTTAAATCAATCTGGTCTTTCCTTGCTGATCTTGTTCCTTTTTAATAGTATGGATTTACTTTGCAGTATCTGGAATCTGGATTATTATGCTTTGGATTTCTAAATGTTGGTTGTTTTAGCTTTCAATTTTCCTTTGTTTAGGCTTCAATGCACCAGTTGCTGGTTGTTTCTTTGCTATCGAAACTGTGCTGAGGCCTCTTCGTGCAGAGAACTCTCCCCCATTTACAACTGCCATGATTATATTGGCTTCTGTTATCTCGTCAACTGTATCTAATGTTTTACAGGGGATCCAATCTGCTTTCACAATACCCGAGTATGATTTGAAATCTGCTGCTGGTACTTTTCCTTAACCTTGTTGTGTATATTATATATGGTTTCGGTTTGTCATCATATTTGCCTTTTCAAATCTGTTCGCATTTTTTGCCAGATGAAAAGGGATTGCTTTACTATTTCTGCTGAATTTATTGTTGATTGTATTGATGAGGTTATCGACACATTTTTTTTGAAGGATTTTGTTGAAAGTACTGtatatatgaattatgaaaAGTACTTTTGATTTCCTAATTCCACATTTTTTAGTATCCAATCTATTTTTATTCCCAAAAAGTGACTTTAATTTGGACTCAATAACTTGATAcatgttaataacaaaaaaattaatctatgtTCAGTTCAAAAAGTTTGCTGAAAAACTTTATAAGAATTTATAAATAGGCCATTAGCAGATGTATAAATACAGCTCTATAATAATCTGTTGGAATTTAGATCTGCCCATCCCGTTTTGCTATGTGGGAAAGTGTGAGGAGAGATCTTGTGATGTTGACTTCAACTCGAGTGGGATTATTTGTCCAAAATGACTTGACTAGTTGGACTTGACATCCCTTGCTTTATATTCACTTGTAATTTCATATTACTGACCAATGTGGGACTTCATTTTTCCAACACTCTCCTCAAATCCAATTTCAAGTAGTTTGGTTAGTCCAGTTGTGGCTTGCCTTCAATTTTAATTCTGGGCTGGTACTTCAAGTTTGAACCTCTGAGGCCCCAGGTTTACCTTCATCTATCGCCTTGACCTGTGTTCCTTTTTCTTGAGTTTCAGAGGCCTATAGGTCTGCAACATTTGCCTAGGTCTTCCTCACTGAGACattattcctttttttaatggtctctctctctctcttcttcaaTCCCTGAGAATCAGACTGATAACCATTTATTTTGGAAACAAATCATACTAATTATTTGCAGCAAATCCTTAGAAATCAGTTCAGAAATAATTCCTAAAAATGATTATGATTCTAAAAAATTCAGATTCTGATTCTAACAGATTCACTAACATCATCCATACTTGCCAGACCCACAAAACAGTGGTTCTGAAATAAGTTATCTTTGTAACAAACTTGACACATATGACATATATGCCTTAGCTTGAAGAAGAGGGTTAGAGTTGTGTTATGTCTGTCAATGTATCATGTAAATATAGTAACTAAGAAAattgtattgtatttttttatattcattaatatGTGGCATAGTTGAGAAACAATTTTCATTATATGCTTCAATTTTCTCTCTCTGCAGCCTACCCTCAATAGAacgctttttattttttcccctttGTCTTCTAAAAGGGTTTATTCAAAGCCTCAGTCCCCTGTTAATCACATTGTATAGATCTAATCTTTTTTGCCTATGCTCCTATTGAGAAAAACTCAAGTCCCAGATCAGTTAGAGATAAGACCATGATAGAATAGATACGTGAGAAACAACCCTCACcctatgagctagcttttgggttgagttaggcccaaacCTACATTCTAAGAGCTCCATTGATCCGTTTTAATAGAAAAACCTGAGTTAGTGATAGGAAATTAGCCTCTAAGTGGGATAGGCCTTTTAAGACATATTCTCGAAGGCCCAAACAACATAAGGGCTGATGCCAATTTCTGTTAGTGGGGGAGTAGTGGGAATTAGTTAGAGGAGAGAGAATCTGAATAGTGTTTCTGTTATATTGGGATTGGCAATTGATTGCAAGGGGTATGATGGATTCGGAATAGAACTTGGAGTTTTGAGAACCTTTCTCTAGCTTGGGGGAGCATTTGCTCTCATTTCGTTTGTGCACTTTCCTTTTCTAAGTTTCATTCTCTGAATTTACAGTTTCCATTGATAATTAATACCTATCAGTTAGTCACTGCTACATAAGCTCTATTGTCAACCAATATTAatcttatttgtttttcaataGAAGAAAACCTTACCCTGATTCACATGTTGTCTGATATTTCATCATGATGTTGCATGCAGAGCTACCTTTATACCTGATATTGGGAATGCTATGTGGTGTTATAAGTGTGGCCCTGACTCGTTTGGTTGCTTGGTTCACCAAATTATTTAAGACTATTCAGGATAAGTTTGGCATTCCTACTGTGGTCTGCCCTGCTTTAGGTGGCTTTGGAGCTGGGATCATTGCTCTTAAATATCCTGGAATATTGTATTGGGGTTTCACAAATGTGGAAGAAATTCTACGCACTGGAAAGAGTGCTTCAGCTCCTGGAATATGGCTTCTGGCTCAATTGGTATTTGCTAAAGTTATTGCAACAGCTCTTTGCAAGGGATCTGGGCTAGTAGGTGGTCTTTATGCACCGAGTTTAATGATAGGTGCTGCAGCTGGTGCTGTATTTGGAGGCTTTTCTGCTGAAGTTATTAATTCAGCAATTCCTGGAAATACCGCTGTTGCTCAGCCCCCAGCATATGCTCTGGTAAGCTGAATTTActgtaagagtttttttttttttttaactgcaaagataatttattaatgattaaaagtaccagtggtactacaGGATACAATGAAAGATTGACTTCTGAAGAAactaaacatacaaacaaccatcacaataacaaaacacaaaccCTGCCCTTCCTAGAAGCATTATTTAAATGCTAAAGACATTGCTGAGGACCACTGGAGAAAAGGGACACTGAAATCCCTTTCCCACCCCTTCAGCCAGGTCCACATAAGGAAAAGAGTACTATCTGCCAGTTTAGAAATATCAAAGGATTGACTATGGAAGATGATATCATTTCTGAGCTTCCAGATTGAATTTGTAGCTGCCAACCACCAGATTTTCCATCTTCTATCAGTAGCCAATGTTCCTGCAGTAGGTGAATGCTGGAGAAAATTATCCATTGGTCTACAATGGATGATTCTGACTTCCTTCACCCAGGAT encodes the following:
- the LOC114409361 gene encoding uncharacterized protein LOC114409361, encoding MAEPSSDAATASATRKNKADPDWKYCHSLVEGDTNTIVCNFCGKITKGEITRAKQHLIRKSGNVAACKKTPPNVVEELKEYMTIKKSGTTYSTFGSGNMTNIRDFEFGEPIGCDGSEEDEFADSCNAAASAKTKCGTKKGPMDKFCKNPENAINRRKMKMLRQMNIRESMDKNEVLKVHQHIARFWYQAGLSFNLIKLKSFENMVAAIGQYGPHLPIPSYHDIRVPLLKKEVEYTENLMKGHREQWVKYGCTIMSDAWTDRKQRCIINFLINSQAGTMFLKSVDDSDFVKAGEKLFELLDAIVEEVGEENVVQVVTDKRSNYVLAGKLLEEKRKHIYWTPCAAHCIDLILEDIGKLPLIMKTIRRAINLVGFIYAHSSTLSLLRNFTNKRELVRHAITRFATSYLTLKRLPKEKANIRKMFTSDEWTLNKLSKEPKGKEAAKVVLMPSFWNSVVYTLKVMAPLVKVLRLVDGEKKPAMGYIYEAMDKAKETIIKSFNNNESKYKDVFAIIDKRWNCQLHRPLHAAAHFLNPLFFYDNTDLEFDFEVTNGLFECIKKLIPQFDVQQKILTELHLYKIGAEHFGSDFAMAQRKTHSPTYWWRMFGSQTPNLQKLAIKILSLTCSASGCERNWSVFEQIHSKKRNRVEHKRLHDLVFVKYNQQLKQRYNARDEIDPISLNDIDVCNEWLVGEMDQDDDNDAGNDLVFEDDDALNWATVYQASGVGECRMYTRRKKQKTTSVAAAQTSKKQAMVVGSSSRKQKAVQENDEDLDFEENIDLESKEEEIMVNFEASDGEEGEGDAPLPYDNNKDDYVGIGEDD